A single genomic interval of Osmia bicornis bicornis unplaced genomic scaffold, iOsmBic2.1, whole genome shotgun sequence harbors:
- the LOC123988919 gene encoding uncharacterized protein LOC123988919, translating into MGDLPASRVTAVERPFINTGVDYAGPIHVRTTSGRGHKSHKAYIAVFVCMATKAVYLDLVSDYTSAAFLAAYTGFVSRRGIPKSMYSDNGTTFQGANKELRKAHRESLRDTNLHNKLAVDGVAWHFLRPSAPHFGGLWEAAVKSVKHHLRRSIGTHTLSFEELTTVLCRIEAALNSRPLIAMSDCIDDYNALTPGHFLIGSALTSIPEPSVLQLKENRLSRWQLIQRITETFWKAWHTEYLHTLHQRPKWRVAQNLTKIGQLVLLRNECTPPAQWELARIIDCHPGTDGIIRVVTIKTANSTYKRPISKLRFLPIDINVESDAQQSS; encoded by the coding sequence ATGGGAGATTTACCGGCATCCAGAGTCACTGCGGTAGAAAGACCATTCATAAATACAGGTGTCGACTACGCAGGCCCGATTCACGTTCGTACTACATCGGGACGAGGACACAAATCGCACAAAGCTTACATTGCAGTTTTTGTTTGTATGGCAACAAAGGCCGTCTATTTAGATCTCGTAAGCGACTATACATCAGCCGCATTCCTAGCAGCTTATACGGGATTTGTGTCCCGACGCGGAATTCCAAAATCCATGTATTCAGACAATGGAACGACTTTTCAAGGAGCAAACAAGGAACTGAGAAAAGCTCACCGAGAATCTCTACGAGATACCAATCTCCATAATAAGCTCGCCGTGGATGGGGTCGCTTGGCACTTTTTACGCCCATCAGCACCTCATTTTGGAGGGTTGTGGGAGGCAGCGGTGAAAAGTGTTAAGCACCATTTACGCCGATCCATCGGTACTCATACACTCTCCTTTGAGGAATTAACCACAGTACTGTGTCGTATCGAAGCCGCATTAAATTCTCGTCCGCTCATCGCCATGTCTGATTGCATCGATGATTATAACGCACTTACACCAGGTCATTTCTTGATTGGATCGGCCTTAACCTCAATTCCGGAACCAAGCGTActacaattaaaagaaaaccgaCTGTCACGTTGGCAGTTAATCCAGCGAATAACGGAAACCTTTTGGAAAGCGTGGCATACCGAATACTTACATACTCTTCATCAACGTCCGAAGTGGAGAGTCGCGCAAAATCTCACAAAAATCGGTCAGCTTGTCCTCTTGCGAAATGAATGCACTCCACCAGCACAATGGGAATTAGCACGCATAATAGATTGTCACCCCGGTACCGACGGGATAATTCGCGTCGTAACCATTAAAACAGCGAACTCAACGTACAAGCGACCCATTTCGAAATTACGTTTCTTGCCGATTGACATTAATGTCGAGTCTGACGCCCAACAAAGTTCTTGA